The Arachis ipaensis cultivar K30076 chromosome B03, Araip1.1, whole genome shotgun sequence region AAAAGTTGGCAAATCTCTTAGTTCGCAAGAAGCGAAGCATGAACATGTGCTTGGTTAGGAGATCATATTTCATGGATGCACTCCATGTGTAATTACTTCCTAACCAAACACACCCTTAAGTTGAGAAACTTCCTTGttggaaaatgaaaaataaaagattGAGAAATAAATAAAGTGGTAACTTCTTTGGAGAAACCAATTAAAATTTTCGGTTTTTACTTGTCATATCAAAATGACATCGGATCAACACACTTCAGTTATATAGTGTTCTAAGTAAGATATGCAGCACCATTGCACCAAGAATGCTGTTCAGGTGGTTCAATCCAGAGCAAGTAGAATCCCCAAATAATTTCACTTTCGTTCCTGCGTGTAGCAATGAATTTGTTGTGTAGACTTAAATGGATGAGTTGAGACTTTTTCACAGGAAGAGATGAGTTTTTCGGTGTTATAACTATTATAAGTGGCCCGGTGAAGGATTCAGACATTAATTTTACTCAGAAAccattcataattcataaatgCACACGTGACAAAAAAAGGATTTGTTCAAGACTTCAAATCAATTGAATTTCAATATTTCATAAGTTGTACTGATACACATAAGTCACCCTATGATTTAGTCATGCTACAAATATTAGaagaaaagaataatataatttaTACAGGGAAATAGAAGTAACACTCAGCACCAAAACATTTTGTTTACAGCTGCAATTCTGCTATTTTTAGCCATTTTGGTTTCCCTGTAACTCATCGTCCATTTCTCAAAAGAACAGTCGATAAAGTCATAGTAACCACCATGAACATTTAGTTTTCCATTTGCTACCTTTTCTTCTATCCATGGATACGTAAGTAGGTTTAACAAGGAATTGTTAACTGATTCCTGCATAAAAATCAATAGCAGTAACAAATTTTGATACTGTGGAATGCAGATAAGGCTTCAAGATTAAATCTACTAGCAAATTTTGTTACCTTCTCACAATGGCTGCACTGTTGATCAAAGTTCAGCTGAGAAGCAGCAGCTTCAGTTTTGATTCTGGCATTCTTTCCAACTACCACCCAGCTATTTATAAAGCTACTGGAACTACtggaaaaatatataaatatccaAACAAGAAAAAAACACATGCTATCAAAGAAAGTAAATAGACAGACAACAAGTCAACAACTAGAATCCAGCAATTCAACCTTTCATTGGCATCATCTTGCATACTCATAAGGGCACGTATTCCCCCACAGCAGCTGTGGCCAATGACTAAGATGTGCTCAACCTGAAATAACAATAATATTTTATCGCCAATGGTTTAGAATCATAACATTAGAAACTTCGAAATAGTAAGGGAATTTCTTACTTCAAGGGTGTTCACAGCAAATTCTAGGGCAGCATTTGTTTCAGACGGCCCACTCTGTATCAGTAAATTGAATTAGAAGGGAGTACTAGGTATTGAATAGTTAGACATGTACATCTAAATACATCACTAGCACATAGAGATATACCTCAAAGGGAGGAACCAAATTACCAACATTGCGGATCATGAATGCTTCTCCTGGATGAAATCCTAGAATATGAGAGGGGCAAACCCTAGAATCTGCACAGGCAATAACCATGAACTGCTCTTGGAATTGTTAGTCAGGAGTACTAGGTTTTGCTAATGTTTCATAAGATAAATTGAAGAAATGGACTTAGGGAAAACCAAGAAAGAGAGGGAACAATACCTTTGGTGCTTGAGCCTGGGCAAGTTCTTGGAAATGTTCTATGTTTTTCCTAGAAGAAAACAGAACAAACATCAATTAAAGTTTCTGACATTTTTAGGCATCAGAAACGAACATTATGAAAAGGGATATTCTGAAGCTTACAAATATTTATTCTTCTTAAAACCCAAAAACCTATCTTTTAGATCATTAAATATATCACACTTATTTTCCACTTCAGGCAGAATCTGCAGCTTGCTCTTATTAGGATGTTGCTCAATTCTTTGACGCTGCGCAAAAGCCTTCAAAGAGAACCCTTGCCTGCACCCCGCAAATATTAGAGAATTGAATAGGAAGCCATAAAAGATAAGGAATTCCATTTTCAAAATAGTAAAAACAAGATTTGGAGCTAACGGAACAAGAGAAGAATGAAAGACATCAAGATCCAATCCACGATCACGCTTTAGAATTTATGTCATTTGCACAAAGCCTAGGGAATATCCAAAACTTGATAAAAATTTGAGTACTTGTCCAAAGTTTTGATAAATCAAGATTTTCGAATGAttgaaacacaaaaaaaattggAAGCGAGAAACAGAGAAAGGTGGAAAGACCTTGAATCCGTGAATAGTTTCAAATGCGTATGCTGGATTTTCGCTGTTATGATGGATCGACCAAAGATCTGACACAGCAGCGTCAAGATCAGTATAGTATACAAAACAGAAAAGGGGTATCTCGGGAGAGAGTGAAAactgaaaagaaaagtgaacaaaaTACCGTTGAAGCCCTGAATGCATCATCTCCATGGGAGGAGGATAAAGGGAGAGACTTGGANNNNNNNNNNNNNNNNNNNNNNNNNNNNNNNNNNNNNNNNNNNNNNNNNNNNNNNNNNNNNNNNNNNNNNNNNNNNNNNNNNNNNNNNNNNNNNNNNNNNNNNNNAACTCAATCTCAAAAGGGTTTTGATTCTTTGAGAATTGGGGATTGAAGGAAAGAGCCATGCTTCAACAGTTATAACGTGAACCAGTGTTTTTTGGATCGGGAAAACCTGCACATCAATCTACTCCCATTAACACGGAGAAACCGAGAAAGAAACTCCAGCTTTAAATGTCagactatatatatatttctttgttttttttttctgcattAGGGTATtattaacataaaaagaaaataaagtagTTTAATTTATATACTGCAGATTATTAATAAAAACATTTAACTCTTTCGATTATCTAAATATATCTATAGAATAGAGTTGCACTTCTAAATCGATCATCATATAATGAGTGTTTAATTACTATATTACATATGTGATCATCATAGTATATCTCAATGATTACACACTAATCACAATTCTTAGCTATTAATTGAATACACATTACCGTTAACATACCTTTGGAAAAATGTTTTTATCATGTGCTAAATAATAACCATTTGCTAACCATGTTTTCATCTCCTGTGATATATTGTACACGTGTTGCTCAACTTGTGATTGTTTGGAAATATCTATAAAATTGGATCTGTATTCTATAATTCACCTTTCGATAAGGTAGCGTTTAGTGGAGatacagagacggaaagactaagattgagagacagagactaagagaccgagattgaaataaatttcagtattctgtttggtgcaaagtgagagacagaaattaaaacaagaatgaaactctaatttaatttgtacaaaggat contains the following coding sequences:
- the LOC107631073 gene encoding beta carbonic anhydrase 5, chloroplastic (The sequence of the model RefSeq protein was modified relative to this genomic sequence to represent the inferred CDS: added 48 bases not found in genome assembly), with protein sequence MAAPAPLSVSAGDPLASKSLPLSSSHGDDAFRASTIFGRSIITAKIQHTHLKLFTDSRQGFSLKAFAQRQRIEQHPNKSKLQILPEVENKCDIFNDLKDRFLGFKKNKYLKNIEHFQELAQAQAPKFMVIACADSRVCPSHILGFHPGEAFMIRNVGNLVPPFESGPSETNAALEFAVNTLEVEHILVIGHSCCGGIRALMSMQDDANESSSSSFINSWVVVGKNARIKTEAAASQLNFDQQCSHCEKESVNNSLLNLLTYPWIEEKVANGKLNVHGGYYDFIDCSFEKWTMSYRETKMAKNSRIAAVNKMFWC